Proteins co-encoded in one Cydia splendana chromosome 11, ilCydSple1.2, whole genome shotgun sequence genomic window:
- the LOC134794969 gene encoding putative nuclease HARBI1, which translates to MEDALNYIFDENNVLDDYEDIERILRAPRVFQIRRSYFEEYDERAFSTRFRLCKRSALELLTLVERKLEYPSDRNNSLSPINQLLLTLRYYATASHQLTMGDFAGVSRPTANRVIHRVTAALASLSKDFIRFPETPEDIRETQMEFYNIAKFPKVIGALDCTHIKIISPGGNHAETFRNRKGYMSINVQAVCNARLIITDLVARWPGSAHDERIFSASRRNAIFEPGTYNDSLLVADSGYMNRSYLMMPLDRTQTNEEASYNESQIRTRNPIERLFGIWKRRFPVLALGMHVHLKNCLPIIVATAVLHNILQSKGEECPPDDPELELPTPWDAIIEQGRIREQRSLGNARDINPVRRRLINNYFKTLHYL; encoded by the exons atggAAGACGCGTTGAATTATATATTTGACGAAAATAATGTGCTCGACGATTATGAAGATATTGAGCGAATATTACGCGCACCTCGTGTATTCCAAATACGGCGCAGTTATTTCGAAGAATATGACGAGAGAGCTTTTTCTACCAGATTTCGTCTATGTAAGCGTAGTGCCTTGGAATTGCTTACTTTAGTTGAAAGAAAGTTGGAATATCCAAGCGATCG gAACAATTCTCTGTCACCTATAAATCAGCTGCTGCTCACTTTGAGATACTATGCCACAGCGAGTCACCAGTTAACTATGGGAGATTTTGCTGGTGTTAGCAGACCTACAGCGAACAGAGTAATCCATCGAGTGACTGCTGCACTGGCCTCTTTAAGTAAGGACTTCATACGGTTTCCAGAAACTCCTGAAGATATCAGAGAAACTCAAATGGAGTTCTATAACATTGCCAAATTTCCCAAAGTGATAGGGGCATTGGACTGTAcccatattaaaattatttcacctGGAGGTAATCATGCAGAAACCTTTAGAAATCGAAAGGGATATATGTCGATAAATGTTCAGGCTGTATGCAATGCCAGACTCATAATCACTGATCTTGTTGCTAGATGGCCAGGTAGTGCTCACGATGAGCGCATTTTCAGTGCATCCCGTAGAAACGCAATATTCGAG ccggGTACATATAACGACTCTCTTCTTGTGGCAGATAGCGGTTACATGAATCGCAGCTATTTGATGATGCCTCTTGATAGAACTCAGACAAATGAAGAGGCATCATACAATGAATCGCAGATAAGGACTAGGAATCCAATAGAAAGGTTGTTTGGGATATGGAAGAGACGTTTTCCAGTACTTGCACTAGGAATGcatgtgcatttaaaaaacTGCCTACCTATAATTGTTGCCACCGCTGTTCTTCACAATATCCTACAATCCAAAGGAGAAGAATGCCCTCCAGACGACCCTGAGTTGGAACTACCTACTCCATGGGATGCTATTATAGAACAAGGCAGGATAAGAGAGCAGCGGTCTCTTGGTAATGCAAGAGACATTAACCCAGTGAGGAGaaggttaattaataattattttaaaactttacACTATTTGTAG
- the LOC134794780 gene encoding uncharacterized protein LOC134794780 yields MYSFMTVVQLKNELRQRNASVTGKKADLIERLEAYDRNFNFGADPGPSEDPRYECPPVSCFKDINADSPIPPLDRHEIQAYFEKFNAQNKGKDMYESRCLLTARYASVGASTYFQGQCKAQMKKVTYIVNVKVSKEGNIEQANCECAAGSGIEAHCKHVSVLLCAVEDMCRTKTIMVHQVTTQKLMTFKRPHKVFYRSPIQAQNLPMSRPRKQAVNFNPLKREDMMENYQDYVHNLAINFGKSTMPILQTIKPANPYAIEWDHSNYTNRNEKELLLERLLLKNVTPEQIVNTEKATKVQDKSKEWHNLRCCRVTASNFHVACHATTGKDHLIKRIMNPRAIHTRAITHGKIHESTAIAKYEEYFGLKVEKSGLHISEEFPFLAASPDGLLGDETVIEVKCPYAARYMPITAVTVPYLESIVGKLHLKRNHPYFYQIQGQLYCSKRKYCNLIIYTFKEIQVIFLQRDDCFINEMVTKLVIFFENHLKPEIINKYYYRNYDLIKP; encoded by the exons atgtattcatttatgaCTGTGGTGCAGTTAAAAAATGAATTGCGACAGAGAAATGCATCTGTAACTGGTAAAAAAGCTGATTTGATCGAAAG ATTGGAAGCGTATGACCGAAACTTTAATTTTGGTGCAGACCCTGGTCCTAGTGAAGATCCTAGGTACGAGTGCCCGCCTGTGTCGTGCTTTAAGGATATTAATGCCGATTCGCCCATTCCACCTTTAGATAGGCACGAAATTCAGGCatattttgaaaaatttaatgCCCAGAATAAAGGCAAAGATATGTACGAGTCTCGTTGCCTGCTAACCGCTAGATATGCTTCGGTCGGGGCGAGTACTTACTTTCAAGGGCAGTGTAAAGCCCAAATGAAGAAAGTTACTTACATAGTGAATGTAAAAGTGTCTAAAGAAGGTAATATCGAACAGGCCAACTGCGAGTGTGCTGCTGGCAGTGGTATTGAAGCTCATTGCAAGCATGTGTCTGTTTTATTATGTGCAGTGGAAGATATGTGCCGAACTAAGACCATTATGGTACATCAAGTGACAACACAAAAGCTGATGACGTTCAAAAGACCTCATAAGGTATTTTATAGGTCGCCTATTCAGGCACAAAATTTACCAATGAGCAGGCCAAGAAAACAAGCTGTAAATTTTAACCCACTCAAGAGAGAGGATATGATGGAGAATTATCAAGATTATGTCCACAATTTGGCCATCAACTTTGGGAAGTCAACAATGCCCATACTCCAAACAATTAAACCAGCGAATCCTTATGCTATCGAGTGGGATCATAGCAACTACACCAACCGTAATGAAAAAGAATTGTTGCTAGAAcggttacttttaaaaaatgtgACGCCGGAGCAAATAGTGAATACAGAAAAAGCTACTAAGGTGCAGGATAAGTCAAAAGAATGGCACAACCTTCGTTGTTGCAGGGTAACTGCCAGCAACTTTCATGTAGCTTGCCATGCTACAACAGGCAAGGATCATTTGATTAAGAGAATAATGAATCCAAGGGCTATTCACACTAGAGCTATCACTCATGGTAAAATCCATGAAAGCACCGCTATAGCTAAATATGAAGAATACTTTGGATTAAAAGTAGAGAAAAGTGGACTGCACATATCTGAGGAGTTTCCGTTCCTGGCAGCTTCACCAGATGGTCTCTTAGGCGATGAGACAGTCATTGAAGTTAAATGTCCCTATGCTGCAAGATATATGCCTATAACTGCTGTCACAGTTCCATACCTTGAAAGTATTGTAGGCAAACTGCATTTGAAAAGAAACCATCCATATTTTTATCAGATACAGGGACAGCTATATTGCTCCAAAAGAaagtattgtaatttaataatatatacttttaaagaaattcaagtCATCTTTTTGCAGCGAGATGATTGCTTCATTAATGAAATGGTTACAaaactagtaattttttttgaaaatcatttaaaaccagaaataataaataaatattattacagaaattatgatttaataaaaccataa
- the LOC134794782 gene encoding uncharacterized protein LOC134794782 isoform X1: MDDLSVFLLNCDLIHLYGSLNDQGADLDFLLKANDHELSTLIPAIAQKGKLRMALDRERERRGVENDQRNVDVQQVIAPIKKQDSFVIPSSSQKSSSSSVATTSTELVEWDINCDDCIEFIDASKLIGNITAGVSLKHILETSSIGKPLLNKKILSFSERKILTALIVEAEVRKLKKNTDPIRKEVWDTWTSQIIQFFPGETKGVYYNPFRLVDGRVIQASGLIVNRLITVRRKLNAENRCRSRSRNSSSDKSSDSSGDQKKRKKSAVKSPARVRPFPDSFQIISTSQESEKDTMQWLKHSSSPRELVETKWNSCLHERMAALQEGDHVSYLSIFPALQCPWGYKLLASDFDKIYPEIEGKFEENFPVVKGRLLSLLDEKAQQLTR, from the exons aTGGACGACTTAAGTGTGTTTCTGCTCAACTGTGATTTGATACACCTTTATGGATCGCTAAATG ATCAGGGCGCGGATCTTGATTTTTTGTTAAAAGCAAATGACCATGAACTGTCGACATTGATCCCAGCAATAGCTCAGAAAGGAAAACTGCGCATGGCGTTAGATCGTGAGAGAGAACGC aGAGGAGTTGAAAATGATCAGAGGAATGTAGATGTACAGCAAGTTATAGCTCCAATCAAAAAGCAAGACTCCTTTGTGATTCCATCAAGTAGCCAAAAGTCTAGTTCATCCTCTGTTGCTACAACATCAACTGAATTAGtg GAATGGGACATCAATTGTGACGATTGTATTGAGTTTATAGATGCAAGCAAACTTATAGGCAATATAACTGCTGGCGTATCTCtaaaacacattttagaaaCATCCAGTATAGGGAAACCTCTcctcaacaaaaaaatattatcgttTAGTGAGCGAAAAATATTGACAGCCCTTATTGTTGAGGCAGAGGTAaggaaacttaaaaaaaacactgaTCCCATACGAAAAGAAGTCTGGGATACTTGGACATCACAGATTATACAATTTTTCCCAGGGGAAACAAAGGGGGTTTACTATAACCCTTTTCGCCTTGTGGACGGAAGAGTCATACAGGCCAGTGGCTTAATAGTAAACCGGTTAATCACAGTAAGAAGGAAATTGAATGCAGAGAACCGCTGCCGCAGTAGAAGCCGCAACAGCAGTAGTGACAAGAGCAGTGACAGCAGCGGAGACCAAAAGAAGAGGAAAAAATCTGCCGTCAAATCTCCTGCACGGGTTAGACCTTTTCCTGACTCTTTTCAAATAATAAGTACCAGTCAAGAATCTGAAAAAGATACCATGCAGTGGTTGAAGCACTCTTCTTCACCAAGAGAATTGGTAGAAACAAAATGGAACAGCTGTCTACATGAACGCATGGCTGCACTGCAAGAAGGTGACCATGTTAGTTATTTGAGCATCTTCCCAGCACTGCAATGTCCTTGGGGCTATAAATTG CTGGCCAGTGACTTTGACAAAATATACCCTGAAATTGAAGGAAAGTTCGAAGAAAATTTCCCGGTAGTGAAAGGTCGCCTGCTATCACTACTAGATGAGAAGGCTCAACAGCTAACGCGCTGA
- the LOC134794782 gene encoding uncharacterized protein LOC134794782 isoform X2 — MRGVENDQRNVDVQQVIAPIKKQDSFVIPSSSQKSSSSSVATTSTELVEWDINCDDCIEFIDASKLIGNITAGVSLKHILETSSIGKPLLNKKILSFSERKILTALIVEAEVRKLKKNTDPIRKEVWDTWTSQIIQFFPGETKGVYYNPFRLVDGRVIQASGLIVNRLITVRRKLNAENRCRSRSRNSSSDKSSDSSGDQKKRKKSAVKSPARVRPFPDSFQIISTSQESEKDTMQWLKHSSSPRELVETKWNSCLHERMAALQEGDHVSYLSIFPALQCPWGYKLLASDFDKIYPEIEGKFEENFPVVKGRLLSLLDEKAQQLTR, encoded by the exons ATG aGAGGAGTTGAAAATGATCAGAGGAATGTAGATGTACAGCAAGTTATAGCTCCAATCAAAAAGCAAGACTCCTTTGTGATTCCATCAAGTAGCCAAAAGTCTAGTTCATCCTCTGTTGCTACAACATCAACTGAATTAGtg GAATGGGACATCAATTGTGACGATTGTATTGAGTTTATAGATGCAAGCAAACTTATAGGCAATATAACTGCTGGCGTATCTCtaaaacacattttagaaaCATCCAGTATAGGGAAACCTCTcctcaacaaaaaaatattatcgttTAGTGAGCGAAAAATATTGACAGCCCTTATTGTTGAGGCAGAGGTAaggaaacttaaaaaaaacactgaTCCCATACGAAAAGAAGTCTGGGATACTTGGACATCACAGATTATACAATTTTTCCCAGGGGAAACAAAGGGGGTTTACTATAACCCTTTTCGCCTTGTGGACGGAAGAGTCATACAGGCCAGTGGCTTAATAGTAAACCGGTTAATCACAGTAAGAAGGAAATTGAATGCAGAGAACCGCTGCCGCAGTAGAAGCCGCAACAGCAGTAGTGACAAGAGCAGTGACAGCAGCGGAGACCAAAAGAAGAGGAAAAAATCTGCCGTCAAATCTCCTGCACGGGTTAGACCTTTTCCTGACTCTTTTCAAATAATAAGTACCAGTCAAGAATCTGAAAAAGATACCATGCAGTGGTTGAAGCACTCTTCTTCACCAAGAGAATTGGTAGAAACAAAATGGAACAGCTGTCTACATGAACGCATGGCTGCACTGCAAGAAGGTGACCATGTTAGTTATTTGAGCATCTTCCCAGCACTGCAATGTCCTTGGGGCTATAAATTG CTGGCCAGTGACTTTGACAAAATATACCCTGAAATTGAAGGAAAGTTCGAAGAAAATTTCCCGGTAGTGAAAGGTCGCCTGCTATCACTACTAGATGAGAAGGCTCAACAGCTAACGCGCTGA
- the LOC134794779 gene encoding piggyBac transposable element-derived protein 4-like gives MSYDRFCLLNKCLHFNDNALCSTERLNNSEAKLHKLQPILQHLNDKFTSLYMLGQNIALDESLTMWKGRLNIRQHIPNKAATVGIKTYEICESQTGFLWRFEVEARQASTSEEKTNPLSGKIPTLVLRLLRGLEHKGHTVWMDNFYNSPTLARELKVQGFDCVGTLRTNRQYVPAELTNLQLKDMAVGQVCGCTSGDVDLIVWRDKKRIALISTYHGLTTVEDADTIKPALIADYNICMGGVDKKDQMLAMYPIERNRNRIWYKKFFRRLLNASTLNAFILLKAFKQFTHRQFRQTLVLQLLERHNTNRSRNRPALLSQRHVPQHFERPAAGSNDTKRHLRRKCVVCSKRTTTFCEGCSGKALCVPKCFSQYHE, from the coding sequence ATGTCTTATGACCGTTTTTGTCTTCTGAACAAATGCCTACATTTTAATGACAATGCTTTATGTTCGACGGAAAGATTAAACAACAGTGAGGCGAAATTACATAAGTTGCAGCCAATATTGCAGCATCTTAATGACAAATTCACTTCACTGTACATGCTAGGGCAAAACATTGCACTTGATGAAAGTTTGACGATGTGGAAGGGTCGCTTAAATATTAGGCAGCACATCCCAAACAAAGCAGCGACAGTAGGCATCAAGACGTACGAAATATGTGAATCTCAGACGGGATTCCTGTGGCGTTTTGAGGTAGAAGCACGCCAAGCCTCCACGAGCGAAGAAAAAACAAATCCGCTGTCAGGGAAGATACCGACTTTGGTGCTTAGGCTTTTACGAGGATTAGAGCACAAAGGACACACTGTCTGGATGGACAACTTCTACAATTCCCCTACTCTTGCAAGAGAGCTCAAAGTACAGGGGTTCGACTGCGTCGGAACTCTGAGGACTAACCGCCAATATGTACCTGCTGAGTTGACAAATTTACAACTAAAAGACATGGCCGTTGGTCAAGTTTGTGGATGCACCTCTGGGGACGTCGATCTAATTGTGTGGAGGGATAAAAAGCGAATAGCTCTTATATCTACTTACCATGGCTTAACTACAGTGGAGGATGCAGACACAATTAAGCCTGCTTTAATAGCTGACTACAACATTTGCATGGGGGGAGTCGATAAAAAGGACCAAATGCTTGCCATGTACCCCATAGAGAGAAACCGAAATAGAATCTGgtacaaaaaattttttagaAGACTTTTAAACGCTAGCACATTAAATGCATTCATTTTGCTTAAGGCATTCAAACAATTTACTCATAGGCAATTTAGGCAAACATTGGTGTTACAGTTATTAGAACGCCATAACACTAACAGAAGTCGCAATCGACCTGCTTTACTATCCCAACGGCATGTGCCGCAACACTTTGAGCGACCCGCCGCAGGGTCTAATGACACTAAGCGTCATCTTCGACGCAAATGTGTTGTTTGCTCGAAAAGAACGACAACTTTCTGTGAAGGCTGTAGTGGCAAGGCTCTTTGCGTACCTAAATGCTTTTCTCAGTATCATGAATAA